In Candidatus Eisenbacteria bacterium, the following proteins share a genomic window:
- a CDS encoding chemotaxis protein CheB, with translation MESKRFAKDFPVVCVGGSAGGLDAYTRLLKHLPADMGVAIVIVNHLRTTATLLHELLPRYTKMPVELITESLLIEPNHVFIIPEQRDLHVQDGEFRLKPISKPRGWPDVITVFLRSLTENWDGKLIAVIVSGYDGDGAAALCGIKEVGGITIAQKPDTAVQPDMPESAIASGCIDFILSPENIASEIVRIARGDERQKTEDRR, from the coding sequence ATGGAATCTAAGCGTTTTGCGAAAGATTTTCCGGTTGTTTGTGTGGGCGGTTCGGCCGGCGGCCTCGATGCCTATACCCGTTTACTAAAGCATCTGCCTGCCGATATGGGTGTTGCTATAGTCATCGTCAATCACCTGAGAACCACAGCCACATTGCTCCACGAGCTTCTTCCACGCTATACGAAGATGCCGGTTGAACTGATCACGGAAAGTTTACTCATCGAGCCTAACCATGTGTTCATCATTCCGGAACAGCGTGATTTGCACGTTCAAGATGGAGAGTTCCGTTTAAAGCCGATATCAAAGCCTCGGGGATGGCCCGACGTGATTACGGTTTTTCTGCGTTCCCTGACTGAGAACTGGGACGGCAAACTTATCGCTGTCATTGTCTCCGGCTATGATGGTGACGGGGCGGCAGCACTGTGCGGCATCAAAGAAGTTGGGGGCATTACCATCGCACAAAAGCCTGACACAGCCGTGCAGCCGGATATGCCTGAAAGCGCCATAGCAAGCGGGTGTATAGATTTTATTCTTTCACCTGAAAATATCGCGTCAGAAATTGTAAGAATTGCGCGAGGAGATGAAAGACAGAAGACAGAAGACAGGAGATAG